A portion of the Paenibacillus hamazuiensis genome contains these proteins:
- a CDS encoding Crp/Fnr family transcriptional regulator, translated as MILHKGETLFRQGDTGPLYRVESGLLKIVRLHEDGTTVLINIIVPGEVIPHHSLITPMPYHGTAIALITSEIDVLPSHEWYSSLANDPEKNREIALLLQTKLRMMQQRIDQLTQVTPAEKLRKLQSWFETYISPAALTDVLTQDEIGQLIGLRRETVNRLLRAQAAGNWTKRES; from the coding sequence ATGATTTTACATAAAGGAGAAACACTGTTTCGCCAAGGGGACACAGGCCCGCTATACCGGGTCGAAAGCGGGCTGCTCAAGATCGTCCGCCTTCACGAGGACGGCACCACGGTGCTCATCAATATCATCGTGCCCGGAGAGGTAATTCCGCACCATTCGTTGATTACCCCGATGCCTTATCATGGGACGGCCATTGCGCTCATAACAAGCGAGATCGACGTGCTGCCTTCGCATGAATGGTATTCCTCTCTGGCTAACGATCCGGAAAAAAACCGCGAGATCGCGCTGCTGCTGCAGACCAAGCTGCGCATGATGCAGCAGCGAATCGACCAGTTGACGCAGGTAACGCCCGCGGAAAAGCTGCGCAAGCTGCAGAGCTGGTTCGAAACGTATATCTCCCCCGCTGCCTTGACCGATGTGCTCACTCAGGACGAAATCGGCCAGCTCATTGGCCTGCGACGGGAGACGGTCAACCGGCTGCTCAGGGCTCAAGCCGCGGGCAATTGGACCAAGCGGGAATCGTAA
- a CDS encoding GNAT family N-acetyltransferase yields the protein MITILPASTEDDPFMYALYCDTRSGEVSMFGWAEEQAESFMSMQFELQRQSYKLQYPEAVYHIILNQGEKIGRIITAEREQTIILVDISLLSAYRSRGIGTHLLTSLQQHAGQLGKAIGLHVIFNNPAQRLYRRLGFAVVEEKFPYIAMEWSPSDPPCTI from the coding sequence ATGATAACGATTTTACCGGCTTCCACCGAAGACGATCCGTTTATGTATGCGTTATATTGCGATACCCGAAGCGGGGAGGTTTCCATGTTCGGATGGGCGGAGGAGCAAGCCGAGTCATTTATGAGCATGCAGTTTGAGCTGCAGCGGCAGTCCTACAAGCTGCAATATCCGGAAGCGGTTTACCATATCATCTTGAATCAAGGGGAGAAAATCGGCCGGATCATTACGGCTGAAAGGGAGCAAACGATTATTCTTGTCGATATTTCCTTGCTGTCGGCCTACCGAAGCCGGGGAATAGGAACGCATCTGCTTACATCTTTGCAGCAGCATGCAGGGCAATTGGGCAAGGCGATCGGCCTGCACGTCATCTTCAACAATCCGGCCCAGCGGCTTTACCGCCGATTAGGTTTTGCGGTGGTCGAAGAAAAGTTTCCCTATATCGCCATGGAGTGGAGTCCTTCGGACCCGCCCTGCACGATTTGA
- a CDS encoding sulfite oxidase-like oxidoreductase, giving the protein MMNGRASDKAQRIQRTRVPVPDPAVAHRVPPGQVVTERFPILHEGDVPRYDMAQWRFKVAGEAAEERTFTYEELTSLPHTTVGCDIHCVTRWSKLDTQWKGVRFRDLYERLEVSADAKYVMVHADPDYETNVPLADLLRDDVLLAWEYDGKPLTDKHGGPLRLLVPHLYFWKSAKWIRGFEFMKEDRPGFWERSGFHNYADPFREQRFSGEPLPIPEDEWEHKDFD; this is encoded by the coding sequence ATGATGAACGGAAGGGCGAGCGACAAGGCGCAGCGGATTCAGCGGACAAGGGTACCCGTGCCGGATCCGGCGGTGGCGCACCGGGTACCGCCCGGCCAGGTGGTGACCGAACGCTTCCCGATTTTGCACGAAGGCGATGTGCCGCGATACGATATGGCGCAGTGGCGGTTTAAGGTTGCCGGCGAGGCTGCTGAGGAACGGACGTTTACTTACGAGGAGCTGACTTCGCTACCCCATACAACGGTTGGCTGCGATATTCACTGCGTGACCCGTTGGTCCAAGCTGGATACCCAGTGGAAGGGGGTTCGGTTTCGCGATCTTTATGAGCGTCTAGAGGTCAGCGCGGATGCCAAGTATGTGATGGTCCATGCCGACCCGGACTACGAGACGAATGTGCCCTTGGCCGATTTGCTGCGGGATGACGTGCTGCTGGCCTGGGAATATGACGGCAAACCGCTGACGGACAAGCACGGCGGACCGCTGCGTCTGCTCGTGCCTCATTTGTATTTTTGGAAAAGCGCGAAATGGATCCGCGGGTTCGAATTTATGAAGGAAGACCGGCCCGGATTTTGGGAGCGCAGCGGTTTTCACAATTACGCCGATCCGTTCCGGGAGCAGCGGTTTTCCGGCGAGCCGCTGCCGATACCCGAAGATGAATGGGAGCATAAGGATTTTGATTAA